From Brassica oleracea var. oleracea cultivar TO1000 chromosome C3, BOL, whole genome shotgun sequence, a single genomic window includes:
- the LOC106333897 gene encoding B3 domain-containing protein REM20-like yields the protein MSESEEEVDLPRFFKVFLSETASESMAIPMSFSEHLQDPLPQTAKLQGIGGGVWTVSFKKIRDCAYFTSGWSKFAEDHELKDGEFLTFVYDGSHTFEVSVFGLSGCKEMRAVVETVNLSDANSDEEEEEGDDDPSFDAGEDDEVSQGLCPVDSDETVSNAEVAAGFSSLEVESNPCFTTTLKNRIYELLIPAIVVKEHRLTFCDRIKYIDGEGIMYGAKGKWSDDRICFKGWDRICRRNRLKEFDVVHCEMLHIRKKVHSIKITITRGR from the exons ATGTCTGAAAGTGAAGAAGAAGTTGATCTTCCCCGTTTCTTCAAGGTCTTCCTCTCAGAAACTGCTTCTGAATCCATG GCGATTCCGATGTCTTTCAGTGAGCATCTTCAAGACCCACTGCCACAAACAGCTAAGCTCCAAGGCATTGGAGGTGGTGTTTGGACTGTGAGCTTCAAGAAAATACGTGACTGTGCGTATTTCACTTCAGGGTGGTCCAAGTTTGCAGAGGACCATGAGCTCAAGGACGGAGAGTTCTTGACCTTTGTATACGACGGTTCCCACACTTTTGAAGTCAGTGTCTTTGGTCTTTCTGGTTGTAAAGAGATGAGAGCTGTCGTGGAGACAGTCAATCTCTCTGATGCTAACTCTGACGAAGAAGAAGAAGAAGGTGATGATGATCCTTCATTCGATGCTGGCGAAGATGATGAAGTCAGCCAGGGTCTGTGCCCTGTTGACAGTGATGAGACAGTATCTAATGCTGAAG TTGCTGCAGGGTTTTCGAGTTTGGAGGTTGAGTCTAATCCATGCTTTACTACCACCCTCAAGAACAGGATTTATGAGCTG TTGATTCCTGCAATTGTGGTGAAAGAACATAGACTTACGTTTTGTGACCGCATCAAGTACATTGATGGAGAAGGGATCATGTATGGGGCTAAAGGGAAATGGTCTGACGATAGGATTTGCTTCAAAGGATGGGACAGGATTTGTAGAAGGAACAGGCTTAAAGAGTTTGATGTTGTCCACTGCGAGATGCTTCATATCAGGAAGAAAGTTCACTCAATCAAGATCACAATCACACGTGGACGTTGA